CTGGGACTCAAAGAGGGAGTGTATGTCCTTGCTCAGAAGTTTTTGTTCTTTTTGGGGCAGCCATTCCTCTGGAAGTTTGCTGATGGCCACGCCGAGCCACTTGGAGGGCAAGATGGAGTCGTTTCTCTTGTTGGAGGAGTTCTCAAGACCCACTACCGCTACCACGGGAAATTCCAGCCCCTTGGCGGCATGCACTGTCATGACCCTTATCATATCGTCGTTTTCGCCGAGGATGTCAGCTTCCTGTAGGTCTGACTCCAGATACGTGGCTCTCTCCATGTAGGCAGCAGTCCCTTCCAGGCTAGGGTCAACGAAAGTCTCGTACTCCCTTATAACGTCTATGGCCTTTCTCAAGTTTGCCGCTATTCTTCTGCGCTTCCAGCTTGGATAGGCAAGGAGGATCCTGCCATCTTCCAGGAGGGAGGCGAGGGCCCATGAGGCACCCTTGACCTTGGCTACCTTGCGGAGTCTTTCGAAGGCCTTCCATTCCTCCGGGTGGTTCCGCTGAAATAAAAAGATGAGGCTGCAACTTTCGTTGTCTGCTTTCTTATGTTCCTTCACCAGGGAAGATGCTTCCTCAATGGGAAGGCCACTTAGAGGAGAGCATAGGAACGATGCCGTGGCAAGGTCGTCTTCGGGGTTCGCCAGTGCCTTGAGCAGGAAGGATATGTCCTTGGTCTCCCCTCGACCATAGAAGCTCCTGTTCCCCTCAAAGTAGACGGGAAGGCCAAGTTTCTCTATAAGGACGTTCTCTATGGCATCGTACTGAGTTCTGCTGGGTACGAGAATGGCAAAGTCCCTGTAGCGAAGGGACCTCAGTATGAAATTGCCCTTTTCGTCTTTGTCCCAAATGGTCTTTTTGCCCTCCACGGACTGGACGATGAAGTGTCCAAGGGATTCGAGGGCTCGTGCCCTGAGCTGATCGATTTTTTCTTTGTCCTCCTTGTCGGGGCAGGAGGTTGCAATTATTAGCTTGAAGGGCTCTACGGTGCTCTTTTGGCGCTTTTGCCACCAATGATGATGTTTAGGCGCCTCTAGGGGCATGAAGGGTTTTTGGATGTCTTTTGCTATGGTGCTGGGCCATATCTTGGAGAACATATTATTCACCTTCTCCATGACGGCCCCCCTGCTCCTGAAGGATATGTCCAGGTTTATGGATTTGGCGCAGGATGAGGAGTGGGATTCCCTTATGTACTCCCAAAAGACCTTGGGTTGGGCGTGGCGGAATCGGTAGATGGACTGTTGGAGGTCTCCCACTATGAACAGGGTGGAATCCCCTTTGTTTCTGATGGCCTTGAGCATAAGGTCCTGGAGGCCATCGGTGTCCTGAAACTCGTCCACCAGGATATGGGCAAATTTTTTCGCGTATCTTTCGTCCCTATCCAGGGCCCACAGGGCGAATCGGATCAGATCGTCGAAGGAAAGGGTTCCTCTGTTGTATCGAGCCCTTTCAACGTACTTCCATAAGACGGAGAAGACCTTTATCAGGGTCATTCTCGCCCTTTTTTCTTCGTGGGGGACTCCCTCCTTTATGAAGCTTGCGGCTTGGAACCATCCTGTGTTGCCGTCTCTGAACTCTTTGAGACTAAGGCCCAATGTTTCCTTCAAGAACTCATCTGCTGCCTTTTTGACTTTTCCGTTTTGAAGGGCTCTCAAGGGTCCTTCATTTCCAAAAAGGTCCATTATGAAATCTGGGGCATTTGTCTCGTCTATGGGCTCTTTCCATTTATTGTGGAGCCAAAGAAGCCTTTGGGAAAATTTTGCCTTTTCCTTGTCAAGGTTGGTTTGGCCTTTGATATGGGGTATGAGCTCTTCGATCCAGAGACTTTGGGCCTCTTGCCACTCCCCAAGAAGGCGCTCCAATAGTAGAGCCTTTATTTTGTCGTCCTCTGCTTCCATGTTTTCTGCCATGGACCAGACGTCCTCGGGGCTGTAGCCTCGGCTTGCGTAGGAGCTTATGAATTTTTCTGCGGACTCGGAGATGGTCTTTGCCCCGAAGGTGTTGAGCAAATCTTCCAACTCCGAGGAAGAGAGGATCTTTTGTGCCCTTTCCTTCCACTCCTTGGGTAGCTGGTCCAGGAGGACTTCTTCTTCCTGATAATCCAACGCCCGCTCTATGGTAAGCCAAAGAGACGCGTTTTCGGCGTTAGTTATGATCCTTGCGTTAGGGTCCAGATCCAAAAACAGGCCCGATTCCTTCATGACCCGCATGGCGAAGGCATGAATGGTGGATATGTAGGCATCGTCCATCCTGTCGATGATGTCATTGAACGTATCCGACATGGCGGGAAGATCAAGGACCAGCCGTTTCAGGATCTTTTCTATTCGCTCCTTCATCTCCGCTGCTGCCTTTTCAGTGAAGGTTATGGTCAGTATGCTGTTCAGCGGGACCTCCAGGACGGAGACCAGCCATATGAACCTCCAGGCCAAGGTGAGGGTCTTGCCTGAACCTGCTCCGGCGCTCACGGCTATCAGCTTCTCCTCGGAGGTGACGGCCTCCAGCTGTTTTTCCTCCAGTCCCTCCTTGTCCTTCAGATAATTGAAGAGCAAGGTTCTTTTGTCTGAAGTTTTTTTACTCATCTTCCTCAGTGCCTCCAGAGGGGGTTTCCTCTCTCCTGCAAAGCCCTCTGTAACCGCAGACCTTACAGGTGTCGGAGTTGTAATTCGGAGGAAAGTTTCCTTCTTTTAGGGTTTTGGCCCATTCCTCAAGTTTCTCTAACGCCCTTTCCTTTTGCTCTGATAAGGATCTAAACTTTTTGTCTGGTGTTTTTTCATTTTCCGAGCGGCTTGCCATTACAAAACCGCCGTCTCCCATGCATAGGTATATAACTCCATTCACTGGCATAGAGGGTTCTTCTTGTTCCCACGCAAGGGCATAAGATGCCAGCTGAAGGGCCTTACTATAGTTTGGGGAGCTTCCGAGCTTGTAATCATAAATGAAAACTCCGTCCTCTACCACGTCCACCCTGTCACAACGGCCTCGGAACAGGCATCCCTCCACATTTATGGATAGCTCCTTTTCTGTGAGAAGGTTCTTTCTCGATAATTTCAATTGCTCATCGAGCGTCTCCTGGAGTTTGCAGAGCCTTTTAGCCTGGAATTTGAGCCTTTTATTGTGCCTGTTGAGGGGGCCCTTTGGGTCCAAAAGCGCCGGATAGTGCTTTCCCAGCTCTTGATCCCATATGTTTTCCACTATCTCTTCCAGGGGCATAGAGGTAGTCAGTTTCCTTTTCCAGGCATTCTCCCAGAGACTGTGGATGAAAATGCCTGCCCTTTTGGTATCGAAAAGCCCTATTACCGGTTCTTCTATTTTCAAGTGGCGAGATGCCATGTACCTGAAAGGACAGTCGTTCCAGACGTCCAGGTCGCTTAAGTGGGCTTTTTCTATCTTTTCAGTGAACCTAGCTGTGGGAAGATCCTTTTTCCTCAGCAGGTTGAACCTCTTGGGTACCAAGGGCGTATCTTTTTCCCTTACCTCTAAAGGTTTTATGCGAAAGTCATCGTCTGGAGGTATTACGTCCTTGAGTCCCCTGGTCAAAGGAGAGTCGTGAATCCTTTTGGCCCATGGAGTGTTTCCTTCCAAGGCCTTTTCGAGGAAAGGGGATCTTCTCAGAGGCCTACCTGCGTCGTCCTGTAGGGGGCGGCTCACGATAGAAAGATTTGTCCCGCAGC
The DNA window shown above is from Thermovirga lienii DSM 17291 and carries:
- a CDS encoding Exodeoxyribonuclease V (PFAM: UvrD/REP helicase~COGs: COG1074 ATP-dependent exoDNAse (exonuclease V) beta subunit (contains helicase and exonuclease domains)~InterPro IPR000212: IPR014016: IPR014017~KEGG: aco:Amico_1644 exodeoxyribonuclease V~PFAM: UvrD/REP helicase~PRIAM: Exodeoxyribonuclease V~SPTR: Exodeoxyribonuclease V), which encodes MSKKTSDKRTLLFNYLKDKEGLEEKQLEAVTSEEKLIAVSAGAGSGKTLTLAWRFIWLVSVLEVPLNSILTITFTEKAAAEMKERIEKILKRLVLDLPAMSDTFNDIIDRMDDAYISTIHAFAMRVMKESGLFLDLDPNARIITNAENASLWLTIERALDYQEEEVLLDQLPKEWKERAQKILSSSELEDLLNTFGAKTISESAEKFISSYASRGYSPEDVWSMAENMEAEDDKIKALLLERLLGEWQEAQSLWIEELIPHIKGQTNLDKEKAKFSQRLLWLHNKWKEPIDETNAPDFIMDLFGNEGPLRALQNGKVKKAADEFLKETLGLSLKEFRDGNTGWFQAASFIKEGVPHEEKRARMTLIKVFSVLWKYVERARYNRGTLSFDDLIRFALWALDRDERYAKKFAHILVDEFQDTDGLQDLMLKAIRNKGDSTLFIVGDLQQSIYRFRHAQPKVFWEYIRESHSSSCAKSINLDISFRSRGAVMEKVNNMFSKIWPSTIAKDIQKPFMPLEAPKHHHWWQKRQKSTVEPFKLIIATSCPDKEDKEKIDQLRARALESLGHFIVQSVEGKKTIWDKDEKGNFILRSLRYRDFAILVPSRTQYDAIENVLIEKLGLPVYFEGNRSFYGRGETKDISFLLKALANPEDDLATASFLCSPLSGLPIEEASSLVKEHKKADNESCSLIFLFQRNHPEEWKAFERLRKVAKVKGASWALASLLEDGRILLAYPSWKRRRIAANLRKAIDVIREYETFVDPSLEGTAAYMERATYLESDLQEADILGENDDMIRVMTVHAAKGLEFPVVAVVGLENSSNKRNDSILPSKWLGVAISKLPEEWLPQKEQKLLSKDIHSLFESQEILEEQERLLYVACTRAKDSLILCGVSNLDDQGRLKPKKNSWLELILLRMEELMEEESVKILYSDQQNQGAQSPKQPEPSCSLGPIVTIEKKPLVEETFLENITASIYALYRFCPHAYRMKYRQGLDIAWESPTEDGRGGSDMGSLTHWILKDWDYSQESLDVLLPLDEAKKMERLKIIPPYLRPLYKESSTLKIIRAWLSKLAESPLASQVRASSKVMKELPFRVDLGGKTEMTGYMDLVFEDQGAFWIVDYKITAPQEASKALYKDQLLFYGTALWKMTQKPPKGLGIYHLPEGTLENVPFSLDLLEEEAQKIQEVASLGCWGPFTPNETNCSICPWRGSCTALAFTMRKEELS